The window ttttatttatcttcTCCAGTATTTTTTTCATGGCTCTGGTCACTTCATACCGCATTGATGCGCTGTACATTGTGCGTGGACTAAAAAGCTGACAGGAATTTTTTTCTGAGGATTGGCCATGGTCCCCATTATTGCATGTATTGACTTTCACGTTAAACAACAGGTTATTGGACATTTTCTATACAAAGGATGCAGAGAACCTTCCGCAAATGGCCCGGTTAATACAATGTTAACCGTCCTCCCCATGGATTCAACTGGAACAAAAATCTATAAGACAACCATAAGCTTATCACTATGGAAGCTTTAGGCTTAGTGTCGCGGAGAGATGCTTCACGCAAAGGGTGCTTATTGAAAATGTCAGTCTTAAATCTACCGCCCGTTTTAAGATTATTTATTGGCTATTTCCACTGATGGATTGAAGAGAGAGACGTGTTACTCATAAGGATGACATCTAGCCTCACCTAGCCCTTACACACATATTGTGGACTTGTTTATATGATGATGTTGATACTTTACTCAATGTAATCGACCTAGAATGTGCTAATGTTGTAAATGAGATCGGCGTATCTGACTAGCACACGTAATTAAGTCTTATTCGTCATTAACAGGATCAAATTGATTTGTGTGGGAAGAGAGCTTCTGTAAACAGACGCTTACTTTGCCGTTGATCTTTAAATTAATGCCGCCTTTTACATCAACCTAACGATTGTATATCACACAAGTAAATTCAGGTAAATAATCATAGGGTGGGCTGTTAGGGCAACGTCTTACAGATGCTGTAATCGTTTTTTTTACTCCGCTTGTCCTCCTTTAGCACAACGCAACGATGTTATAAACGCATGCTGGCGGTGAAACCGGCGAGGGTGGATCAACTGACGACCACTTtgattaataaataatacaaaaactaTACTATTTTAGTGAGGGAATCTttcatatatattgtatatttcgTCTGGTTTCGTCTTGCTCTGCTTGAAGCACAACAGAGGATCAGATCCCTACCATCGAGGGCTGATACCcaaacatttaatacaaaattgaaaaacttacACGTCATGTTCATCGTCAATTTATAAGGAGTTTCCATAAAAAAACAGTTTGGTAAAATATGTACACCTACTAAGGATGAGTGTGATTTATGAAATTGGAACGCTGATTTGCTTTTTAATGAACCAGCTCAGGTGTATTCAAATGGTTTCAGGATGTAGCTTTGAAATGCTTTTACATGctgtaaagaaaataaagtCAGTTCTTTGATCTTTGATTGTATAGAAGTTCCCTCTTGCTTTGTCTTGCAGGTCTACTGATCACGCCTAACAGACCAATGCGTCcataaatattacatgaaaCTTCTATTACTGATATGTCATGTGTTGATATTGTGAGAAAGGTGTAGTGAGCTAATGTCGTTAGAAATTTACCCTTATTTAAATGAGTATATGATCTTTGAGGAGAACGGTGTACTGCGCATTGGTGTAGATGTTCTAGACTAACACGGGGatcgtttttattatttattatttgattggtgttttacgccgtactcaagaatatttcacttatacgacggcggccagcattatggtgggtgaaaaccgggcacagcccggggaaacccacgaccatccgcagattgctgtcagaccttcccacttacggtcggagaggaagccagcatgagctggacttgaactcaaagcgaccgcattggtgagaggctcgtttTTAGTGTTCTCGCGGTGAACAATCGGCTTGTTGTTCTAGCCTGAAAGCTTAAATCAACGAACAAGATATCTGGAAAAACTTGTACCACTATATTATGTTATATCATTGCCTGCCTGGAGTAAACACGGCGTGCGAAATGAAACTGTATTGTAAACCTGTAGAGATTGTTTGTATTTATAGTCATGGACATTTTTCATTAGCAAAGCGAATGCTTTATCTGAGATTTACTCAAGAGGAAAACATCTGCTCTTGTACTCCTAGATTATCTACATGTCATATCTGCTATAAACCTAAACGGTATCATATAAATAAGCAATTGTTGaccacagcgtaaaacatcaaccaataaaatattaaacaccaaccaataaagtttttccacctttatgGAATCCTCCCAGTTTTATGCAGGATTATGTTTCCCGAATCAAGATGCTACCCGTGTATGATTACTTCTGAATAGATTTCAAGGAACACCCATGATACATTCAGAATGAATCACCCAGAGTAGGCCTACACCGAGCAATCAGTATGGATATATTCCAAGATACATCCATAGTGTACGGACAAATGACCACGGGTGTATTCCAGGAAACATCCATTGAGGACGGACAAATAACCACggatgtattccaggaaatatCCTTAGTACAGGGATAAATGACCACGGATCTATTCCAGGAAACATCCATTGAGGACGGACAAATAACCACggatgtattccaggaaatatCCTTAGTACAGGGATAAATGACCACGGATCTATTCCAGGAAACATCCATTGAGGACGGACAAATAACCACggatgtattccaggaaatatCCTTAGTACAGGGATAAATGACCACGGATCTATTCCAGGAAACATCCATAGTATATGGACAAATTGCCAGATATGTATTCCAGAAAACATCTATAGTACGTGAGCAAATGAACATGGATGTATTCcatgaaacaaacaaagcaCACGGACAAAGGGCAACGGATGAATTCCAGGAAACACCCATAGTACGTGAGCAAATGATTACGGATGTATTCCGGGACACCCAAAGTACACGACCAAATAACCACAGGTGTATTCCAGGAAACACCCATAGTACATGTGCAAATGACCACGTATGTATCCAAATAACACGGACAAATGAAATGTATTCCACGAAACACTCATAAAACATGGATGTATTCCACGAAACACTCATAAAACATGGGTGTATTCCACGAAATATCCAAAGTACGCGCATAAATGGCCCAGATGTATTCCTTGAAACATCCATTGTACGACAAATGATGCACACATGTATTCCAAAAATATCCATACCAATCATGCCAGTAACAGTAATAGTGGATAACTCATAACATTAACTGTGGATAAAAATCATTGTGACAAGGGAAAGCTCTGGTTTCTCTCCTAGAGCTTTGGGTAACACTTTACGGGACAATCACGGAATACACGACCATCTCTTGCATCCACCTAAACCGCGGTAATTCTCTACACCAGCCGCTGTTAATGTCAATGCTCCTGGGAGTTTGGGGCTACTTTACTCTAAACGTGGCCGTGTTCTGGACAGATGATATCTGAATATCTAACTATAATTGAAAAAATCCctttctgtttgtctgtccttTCATTTTCTCACCACGACCGTCTACTTAATGGACTTCAAGGTAGGCGGATATATTGCCGAGGATCAATGGAGGTGCAGTGTGGAATATCGAAACATTTCGTATGAATATCAGGCAATTATGACGCCACAAACCATTATAATGTCGAGACACTGCCTTCGACATTACAGGATGGCATATTTAAAGCATTCCTGTTAGGATGTGAGCTATCTTTAACAcagtgtacaaatgtacatgcatgcatgatttAGGCTAATATGCCGCCTTTCAATGCGTACCCTCCCTACTGATTCACATTGCCTTAGGTTTACGATCTAATTTGCGCACAGGCCATTTCTTGTAAAGCTGCTGACATTTGGTTCCTTCATTTCAAGTCACTTTCCTAATGGTGTGGTCAAAGCCATTACATTattcatgtaatttatttagCAGTTTGTTGTTTAGTAGTGTactcaaatttatttttcacatattaCATGGTGGTTACTTTTATGGAATCCTGAATGGCCTGGAAAACCATCCACCTTTGTTAAGTTGGTGACAAGATTTCACATGTGTGACGCAAACAcctgcacaccatactggtgaatGGCAAGAGATCCTGAACTTCAGCACGATTTCTGCGGACCAAGGCCCCACGGACAATAAGAACGGTGGAACGCAGGAATTGCCAGCTCGAAGCCGTTTAGCCAACGTAGCATCATGAATACAATAACacgcaaataaataattaaagataAGCCAGAAATAAAGATTCAGTGCTACTGTGGAAGCCATCATTAAAGGAAAATACTGACACGCCCAAAAAACATTTGCTCCAACTTTAAACTCCAActtcatctacatgtgcacatagtTAAAAGTTCTAGATGGCTGCCGACAAATATCTTAGTGCCTTGAATGGACAATCGACTGTTCGGTTTTATCCGGTGTTTTTCTTCGACTCATCCGCTCGCTCAAGTCGATATGTTTAGAAACAGTCCGAGGATTGACTTTTTTGGCTGGTTTGTTGTGTAGACGACGGGAtcgggggtgggggagggggtttTGGTCGTAGAACTTGGGATGTCATACACGGCggtgtgttgtaattatgcagtCTACCGTGCAACTTGCTTTATTACGTCTGGCGGACATTGAGCACCTGTGAAGGATTTTCACAAGTAATTCTCTTAATTGGCATTTTTCGAAAAATGTAGGCCTAGGGcgtttagttaggagtcaaatgaACCAACTCCTTTCTTTCGGCAGTATGTCCCTTTAATTCATTACATTACCTGAGTGTCACAGTTAAGCTGTGTTACAATAAATATGCCATCGTTCATATGCCACACGCTATAGTACAATGAATATGTCATCGATCACCTGATATGTGCCCGACACACTGTACCAcaataaatataacatcaaTCATATGCCATGTGACCGAAACACTGTACCATACTAAATATACCATCGCGCATATGCCACGTTTCCGACACTCTCTAGtacaataaatatatcattgaTCACCTGAGATATGCCCGACACACTGTACCATTATAAATATACCATCGTGCATATCCCATGTACCTGATACGCCCTAGTACAATCAATATACCGCCGAGGTGGTTGACACACCAGCGcggctcaatgacccaggagcctctcaccaatgcactcgctgtgggttcaagttcAGTTTATGCTCGCTTTCTCTCCGGCGATCCGTGGGAAAGTCCGCCAACAacctgcactcaagaatatttcacttatgcgacggtggccagcatcatgatgggaggaaaccgggcacagcccgagggaaacccacgaccatcaccaggttgctggcaggccttcccacgtacggccggagaggaagccaacatgagctggacttgaaatcacaccgaccgcattggtgagaggctcctgggtaattacgccgcgctagcgtactaaccaactgagccacggaagatcccaataaataaactgactcccaaaagaaactttacaaaaagttcaaatccatttattttgccaaagaaaaagacaggatgactgaagtttaatatattgcaaAGACCAATGACtcattgaaagtcttgagtcagaacggacaaagcagccctcaaatcttgcaacctctggcgacgatgttcggctgtcaacagcTGCCCTCTGAATGGCCGATAGaccctaattccgtgagccatgagtctcctggacacgatCTGCCGcctgacccggtgacctaaggcattgattgacgatgacgtcactgtcaggaagcggttaCTTAGGTGTAAGGTGCGTAGGTACCCGCCTTCTCTGGGTGTAGTTACCCTTGGCCTGtgtgttcttggcctgtcccaTGTCtgtcctgtctgtctgtaactttgcatcaagtttgacacagttacacgagagcagccgaaggtccttgcaaagtgggcatgggtggctgcCATGGATACCacacccagggccctctcgcgtttTTCTGgggtcaatcgaggcattacttttgtggtttttagtcaagtccagcacactgtgtgtaacgtttttatacacttattacatgtgcagttgcggccatccatgggtcacgagatttttcaactttcctcgttgtctcaaaacaaattcgtgtgggcgtatattacgcttgtcgcacatgggaatatgcttcgtacaatgttttcctacaataatttgatattaatttgatgaaaaggctggttaaatttaactcatggagtcgtaaagtttcttttggccctCAGTTTATATCATCGATCACCTCACATGTGCCCAACACACTGTACCACAATAAATTGTGCATATACCATATGCCTGATAAGCTCTAATATAAATATGCCATCGTTCATATGCAATGTACCAGATAATCCGCCCCTCCCACTGCCTAAATCTCCCCTTGCAGAGCATCTACCATTCAACGATGGCGGTAATTCAGGACAAGTTTTAGATATATTTCCACgtaatgtattttaaaatccATCAAGAGAATCTCTCCCGGGATGGCTAcgattgaaatattcatggcCCTTTCTACAAGTTGGCGGAGCGGAAGGTATCACCAGGGGAGGCGTTGGCTTAATTACATGTTCCGTGCGTCTATTACATATGTTACATTACCGGCCAGGCATCTCAGTTGTCATGACGAGCAGCGACATGGAAGCACAACTAAGGAGTCCTGAAAAGGCCCTTCTACTTCCCGCCCACTTGCCTATGCTGGATTCGTCCTCACCACATAttcttattttcataaataGATCACTCTGCTGAGAGGATGTAGTCAATGAAGGTCATTGTAACGGGTTTtcctttcgtttttttttctgaagttgaAGTATTCAAACTGGATGATCACCCAGTTGATGCCGCCTTTTGTCACAGAGATCCCTGAGTGACCCAGGTGACAAGAGACGGCCGTGAATGAGTGATCGCCTTACTTGGACACCGAAACCATAGATGGCATTTGACTTACACATTCGTTTCTTTGGAAGCCGGATATGATCACTTGCGTTTTTTACATTTTGGCATGACAAATATAAGGCTGAAAACACGAAAACACGAAAGAGCGAAAGACGAAAACGTGAATGTGCCAAGGTCGAAACCGCGATGTGCGAGGCAAAAACAGGAATGTTCACAGCGAAAGTTTGTACAGCTTTGGACCTTTTGGTTTTCCACCTAATATTTGTAACATTGAAATTAAGAAAATTCGAATGTCCACATACGGATTCCATACTTGGGAGAGAGAAAATGTATAGCGGGAGCAGCCTTTGCGATGATTCGTCCGTTAATTCTTCCGATAACGGAAATTACATGACTGTGCTCGAGCGTTTTCAAGGACACCGCGTGAAAGCGTTAACACAGGGCAAATGGAATATGTCCCCTTTTTATCGTGTGAGAGACAGGGCGTATAAAGGCCATTCTGTAAATTGTGCTTATTTTAGCTCATCATAACTGACTCCAACTGGGAACTTCGCCATTCAGTGTCTAAACAtatattgttcttttttcttcctggttttttattctttttttatttgtttcctgGTGGTATTTAGATACATGGTTCGATTAAATGTTGTTACGCCCAGTTTGTCTTGGTCGTTCTGTAACCTTTCCAGTGTCCGTACACCCCATTTAAACTTTGTCAAGATGTGAAAAATTCCGGAAAATAAGTGGGCATAACAAGTCAAGGGTATTCTATTTATCAGAATGACGAATTTTTCAAGTTCGTCATGTTTTTTAATATCTACCCCTCCTCCTCCCATATCTCTGAAGAATAATGCTATATTTAATTATCCATTCGTGTAAGTAGAAACATGCACTCAAACCACGGGGTATTGCTGCAAATCTGTGTACACGCGACTGAAGTGACAGACCCCAGTATAAGAACTGGTCACATCGAGGTTTGCTTTAGACGTGCAACTTTACATTGCCTAATGTCCCCAAACTATCCAACAGGTGGGCTGTAATGTGAGTTTGAAATGGGTAAGCACAAAGTATGAGAAGTTattcattcaattatttacACTGAATTTTCCGTCCGTTtgattttctctatttttttttttttttttcttttcttttttttttttttttttggtcgaTCATTTGCTTATTTCTAGTTGGTTATAATTTCTGCCAACATTTACTAATTTCTTTCTGGCTATAATTTTGCCCATGATTTGCTGATTTATAGCTGGTTATAATTCCTCTCAACAATTAATGATTTATAGCTGGCTGTATCGCCAGTGCGTCACATAAATCTGAACACGTAATAAATTTTACTCGGAACTATACACCTGTACGGTGTCTTTTTCCTCTATGGCAGTGTTAGACATTAGTTACAAAAACAATACGCAACAGGTCAGTTGCGATCTGTGAGTGAGTTATAGAAGCGGAACCATGTTAAGTAATTAAACATTACTAAGTGTCTACAGAGTTTTTGAAATTCAGTCTGTTTCGTTGCAGGCTCTGAGGGTCGCTCCATGGCGGTGAAATGTGAGCCAGGAGCCGTCAGTTGGAGAATCGTGACGTCATGCATGCGTCACGTGACTGACGCCTACGCTGGAATGATCATGACAGGCCAGTTAAATCGGGACACTTTGGTGACGTCACTGGCTGATTCCTGCAGgtattacataaaacaaaacaaacaaaaataccaggcgaTGCTATTTTCAGAACAATATTAATTTCACACCATATTACATAAGACAGACGACCCATGATTCTTTCTCAATAGCAAATATAAAACCTACCGGATTTCCCAAATAAATCATTGGTAGACAATAGCTAGTACCGACCTTTCCAAAATAAGTTAGGTTGCTAGCGTTCCAAACAGAGTTATGGCAGGCCTTTAGCATGGCTACTTTTCTGCTATAGCAGATTTTTAGTTTAGCTACGTTCCCGAACAGAGTCGACAATGTATGACAAGCCTTTAGCTTGCCTAGCTTCCCGGATAGAGTTATGATAGGCCTTTAGTGTGGCTACCTACCCGGACAGAGTCATAGCTGGCTTTTTACATGGCTAACATCACAAACAGTGCTATGACAGAGTTTTTACATGGCTACCTTCCCGGACAAAGTTATAACAGGCGTTTAGCATGGTTACCTTCCCGAACAAAGTTATAGCACGCTTTTAGCATGGTTACCTTCCCGAACAAAGTTATAGCACGCttttagcatggctaccttccCGAAGAAAGTTATAACAGGCTTTTAGCATGGCTATATTCCCGAACAAAGTTATAGCAGGCttttagcatggctaccttccCGAACAAAGTTTATAACAGGCTTTTAGCATGACTACCTTCCCGAAGAAAGCTACAGCAGGCATTtagcatggttgccttccagAACCCTCACCTTCCTCACTCTagaattaagtacgacgttaaaccccaagcactcactcctcaCGCTAGTTTCCTCTCCCCTTGACTTATGTCCTTATCAACCTGGACATCTCTGGTAACCCTGCTTTGGCTTTGATGTCCTTTCTAGTCACCTGACATGTTTTGTGATCAGTCACTTAATCATGGCACTCTCAAATCCCTCTTTCAGATTCTCTTTGATCGTTTGAGCTTCTAAGCCATATTTTTAATTGTTGTTACTAAAAAAGAATCTCGTTAGTGAAACAGACTTCCTATGTGACGGTATCAtccattttcttgttttatttctcagagctacatgtaacatcCCAATCGATCTCATTTGTGATATAACTGTACGCAACTGTAGGCTGAATCAGGGATGCCCACTGCCTcgaatgcatacatatattatttatttgtttattcgaCTTTTATAttctaaatatttcacttctatgacggaTGACAGCAATATAGTAAGAAGAAACCTGCCAGTACCCGGTGACCAACAAGTATGTGACTTTAAACTGAATGCGCGTGACGTCAGCTGATTagcatgtatataggcctgccGGTACCTACCAGTCCCTGTTTCACCTGTTGATGTCTGCCtgagaaaaaatgtcaaaaatccACCATACTGGAGAGAAAATATCCCTCATTTCACTGACCAGAAAAGCCATGATGTCAGTGGTAGATGACTTATTAGTTTTCGACAGCCGCTGTTTTGTATTCACAGTTTGTAACTGCTTGACGTTTGAATAAGTTTCTGGGAAGTTTAAGTCTCTCTGGGACGTCTAATCtatatacattcttagttctttggtggtttgcgttGAAGGTTGTTTTTAGGAATTGTCCATTTTAGTTGTTGTACGACTGTCTGTTTTGAAGCCTAGATTCGCGTGAATTCCAGCTTACTGTGGACAACTGGACAAACTCGAAAACATAAAACCTTTGGAAAATATTACATCACccgaaaatataaaataaatgccAGGATTTGTAAACTCGCCTAAATTCGTAAAATCATTGCCGGAAAATCGAGCCACTGTTACTTACTAAGTGGCAGCTAACACTGTACCGGTAATGGGAATAGTAATTTAATGCTTAAATTGATGTATACTTTGGTTCCATGTTTCATTTCATCATATTGATTACGGTAACTGATTTGATTACAGCATGTCGTGGCCGGCATTTTTAGATTGCGCCAAAACTAAGCTCAGGGAGTGCAACCTTGACGAGAATTTGGCCGCCAAAGTTCACCAGTCGTCCATGTGCCTTAACAACAAACCACGTGATCTCATCCTGGACCGTGAGTATCCATAGGAGCACGTGTTTGTACACTGTTCTCTAATACAAATCGATGGCTAAATAAATCTTAAGATCTTGATCTTCTTTAGTCTACGTTAGTACGGCATTTCCCAAAACGGTTGCGATAATTATTTTGCTTTGTGACATGTAGCAAATTGTTACGGGACCGATGGGACTGGAGAGTGTGACGAATGCACCCTGCCAATTACCTTGTGAAATTGAACTGAAAACGGGACTTTGCTTGAGGAGGTCCGAGACCTCGTGGTCTCAGTGTAATAGTTCACTCTGTCCACAACAGCCTCCAAGGTTTAGTATCTAAAACAAGGTTTTGTTGCTGCGAGACAAATAACAAGAATACATGCTTTTTTGTGTTCGCATCGTGTTTCATTTTCACTGTATTTATGAATCTCTAACTGACATAAACCTGCTTATCTTGCGCACCTTGCAGTGGTTAGCCAGCTTCCAGAGGAAGTTGATGTCTCGTGCGTGACCCAGAGCAAAGGTGGAAGTTTCCAGCCATGTGTCGCGCAGCTGTTTGGAATCAAACGCCCCGAGAACCTCTTCTTGGAGACCAGCCGTTCAATTCTTGCAAAGTAAGAATAGATTGTTGAGTACAAATTAGTGAttttctgatttaaaaaaaaacccaataaaCACAGACACAAATATAACAGCGGATtatgatattaaaaaataaGCATATTATTCTTACACGAAGCTTCTTTTATCGCCCACTCATCTCTGACATGGTATTAAGGTTAATGTTTAATCTGAAGAGGACAGAAACTTTCACAGCTCACCTAAGTTTTTGAACTCGCTTcctctgaaataaaacagaaatgtatttgttaCTGTGTGTATTGCCCCTCCCATCCTGGGGAGCAATTCGCAGTCACTTATGGAACGTCCAACTTTAAGATCTTGAATAagatgtttaacatttattaaCCACCAGTCGACAGAAACATGCAgtagctatatacatgtacatgtataaaacagctTTCTGTTTTATCATGACGTAGTGTATACGTCCTACAACTTTCTGTTTTGTCATGACGTCGTGTATATGTCTCAAACTTTCTGTTTTAGCACGATGTCATATATACGTCCGGCAACATTCTGTTTTATCACGACGTCGTGTTTACGTCCTACAGCTTTCTGTTTGGCCATGACGTCGTGTATACGTTCTACAAGTTTCTCTTTTATCACGACGTTGTGTATACATGCCACAACTTGTGTTTTGTCATAACACATAACGAATACGTCCTACAACTTCTCTGTTTCAGACGGTACGTGCAGTTCATCCAGTGTGCCGTGGACATGGTGGCTGAGTCCACGTGCCCTAACAAGGAGGTGATGGCTACAGTGTTCACAGTGTTTGGACTGACCACCACACCTACTGGTGTCCTGGTCACCAAGGATGACCTCGAGGCCTCGGGACTTTTGGTAGGTACAGGTTACTTAACACTCAGGACAACAGACGGCATTTCTCTATGAATATACGCTCTGTCATGACCTCGTCACCTTCGATGTCATGTTGATCACGGGACATTTCCAAAGGTCACCTTGTTTACTCTAATAAGTGACGATGGTAAAACATTACATACGATTAAACATTTCAGGTACTTCATAGCCAGACACAAACCAGAGCATTTAGTTCTGGTGCCCAGCTTATTCTAGTAAACATTGCCACTGTTCTTCTCGTGCTGTCATGTCTCCATGTCTCTCGAGTAAACATTGTCACTGTTCTTCTCGTGCTGTCATGTCTTCTTGTCTCGCTAGTAAACATTGCCACTGTTCTTCTCGTGCTGCCATGTCTCTTTGTCTCTCTTATAAAAATTGCCTCTGGTCTTCTTATGATGCCATGTCTTCTTGTCTCGCTAGTAAACATTGCCACTGCTCTTCTCACCTTGTCATGTCTCCCTAGTAAACATTGCCACTGTTCTTCTCGTGctgtcatgtttccttgtcTCTCTAGTAAACACTGTCACTGTTCTTCTCACGTTGTCATGTCTTCTTGTCTCTCTAGTAAACATTTCCACTGTTCTTCTCATGCTGGCATGTCTCGTTGTTTACTTCTTtggatttaaaacattttagctTTGTGTAATGAACCGAAACTTATTTTATACAATGcaatattgttgaaaatatagCTCTGATATCAGAATAAATGATTCCATTGATGGTCAACTCCAGCAAGCAGAGTGCTTTGTCTGTGCTCATTCGATATTGTCCAGAATTTATTacactttttctttttcccATACAAATATTCTACACAGCTGTAATCTACGTTTGAGAAGGATTGTGGTTGACCTAATATACCATAACCATAATAAAAAGCATGGGACGTTGGAGAGTTTTCCCAGCATGTATTGTGTGAGGCATTAGTCgtttataaatatttgttttaaagatATAATTGTGTTCAGATGGATGAAAAACTGGAACCCTCTTATCTGCGACACGTCTCCGGCAAGTTGTTAGATGTCGATGTTCTCCCGCGAGATGACAACACGTAAAAACACGACACAGACTCTGCTTGGGCTGCCCGGGTAtacctgtgaaataaaaaacgAAAACTTTAATGTGTCAATATTTTTTGACTTACTTATAGCAAATGTCTGACGTCCCAAAGccaaaaaaattatgtttttgccCCTTTTGTCAACACCACAAACATTAAAATCACATACTCTCTAACAAAAACTGTTATGGCAAAGGCATAAATGCGGGGAACTTTTCTCGAGACTGGATCAGAAGCTTCGTTCACGGGGTACGATGTGTCGCACTGGTTGAAGAATGCAATAAAACCAGCGAATTTAAGTCGAAAGGTAAAATTCGTATGAAACAGTTTGCCCTGTTTCAGACAAATTACGACAAATGTCTTGATGTGAAcaatctaatgactcctcgtcgtcatacaacttaaaaattgttaagacgacgttaaaccccaaacattca of the Liolophura sinensis isolate JHLJ2023 unplaced genomic scaffold, CUHK_Ljap_v2 scaffold_353, whole genome shotgun sequence genome contains:
- the LOC135481664 gene encoding uncharacterized protein LOC135481664, encoding MRHVTDAYAGMIMTGQLNRDTLVTSLADSCSMSWPAFLDCAKTKLRECNLDENLAAKVHQSSMCLNNKPRDLILDLVSQLPEEVDVSCVTQSKGGSFQPCVAQLFGIKRPENLFLETSRSILAKRYVQFIQCAVDMVAESTCPNKEVMATVFTVFGLTTTPTGVLVTKDDLEASGLLSDGDRNDVIPSTRPPAKER